The sequence ATGAATATTCCGCCGGCATTATTAGATCGTATGGAAGTTATTCGTCTTTCCGGTTATACCGAAGATGAAAAAATGCACATTGCCCGTGACCACTTACTGGCAAAACAGCAGGAAAATAACGGCTTAAAAGAAGGTGAATTAGTGGTTGAAGACAGTGCAATTTTAAGCATTATCCGCTACTACACCCGTGAAGCCGGCGTACGTGGGCTTGAGCGTGAAATTGCTAAAATCTGCCGTAAAGCCGTAAAAGCACTAGTGTTGGATAAAAAACTGAAATCTATTACGGTCTCTGAGCATAATATCGAAGACTATTTAGGTGTCAAACGCTTTGACTACGGCAAAATGGACAGTCAAAACCGTATTGGTGAGGTGACAGGGCTAGCTTGGACAGAAGTAGGTGGAGATTTATTAACTATTGAAACTACATCGGTAACCGGTAAAGGCAAATTCTCGTACACCGGCTCACTAGGCGATGTGATGAAAGAATCTATCCAAGCGGCAATGATGGTAGTACGAGCCAGAGCAGAAAAATTAGGTATTGCGGAAGACTTCTACGAGAAACGTGATATTCACGTTCACGTGCCGGATGGTGCAACGCCTAAAGATGGTCCAAGTGCGGGTATTGCGATGTGTACTGCATTAATTTCTAGCCTCACAGGTAACCCTGTTCGTAAAGAAGTCGCAATGACAGGGGAAATCAGCCTACGTGGAAAAGTACTTCCAATCGGCGGCCTCAAAGAGAAATTACTTGCAGCACACCGTGGTGGCATTACTACCGTAATTATTCCGAAAGAGAATGAGAAAGACTTAGAGGAAATTCCAGAAAATGCTAAAGCAGCCCTGAATATCCATGCAGTTGAAACCATTGATGAAGTGCTGGCAATCGCCCTTGAAAACCCACCAATGGGAATTGACGTGATGCCAAAAGCACAAATCAAAGTGAAAAAATCACGTACTAAAGCAGTGGTTCAATAATTTCTCAAAAATATAGAGCAGTGCAAACTGCTCTAACATACAAGCGGTTATTTTCTTGCAAAATTTTGCGAAAAAATAACCGCTTGTTTATTATGGATTGATATGTGGCAATAATGCCCAGAATGCTTCAAGAATCGGTTCTTGAAGGCGTTTTTGTTGAACACAAATACCCAACTCAAAAGGTGTAATTGGGAAAGGCAAATTCAAATAAGAGACCTGATTATTCATCGGACTATGTTTAATCACTACATCAGGCAGCAAGGCTACTCCAAAGCCAAGAGCTACCATCGGCACTATGGCTTCATGCCCGCTGACCGTAGCATAAATTCGAGGTTCTTTAATTTTCTGTTCTTTAAACCAACGATCAATACGTTTTCTTACCGGTCCATTAACCGGCAAAATAAAGGGAACATTTTTCCAATCTATCGGTGACTGCTGCAAAATTTGCGTTGCTGCACAGGCTACGCGAGGAGCAATAATTGAGAGCTTAATATCATCAATATAATGAAAAACAATGTTATTTGGTAAAAACGCCGGCTTACCTGCAACAGAAATATCTGCTGATAATGATTGCACTTCATGCACTGCCTGAGCCGGGTCGCCCGTACTCAGTTTAATTTCTACCTTGGGATGAACTTGACGAAAACGTGACAAAATCTGAGGTAAATGACTATAGGCTGCCGTT comes from Mannheimia granulomatis and encodes:
- the ilvY gene encoding HTH-type transcriptional activator IlvY — translated: MEFQSLKLFLDIAQTRSFIRSAEKNYMTASTLTRHIQRMEEELGQPLFLRDNRQVHLTEAGEKFLEFAKQSWTEWQQLQHQLSPTQGELEGELKVFCSVTAAYSHLPQILSRFRQVHPKVEIKLSTGDPAQAVHEVQSLSADISVAGKPAFLPNNIVFHYIDDIKLSIIAPRVACAATQILQQSPIDWKNVPFILPVNGPVRKRIDRWFKEQKIKEPRIYATVSGHEAIVPMVALGFGVALLPDVVIKHSPMNNQVSYLNLPFPITPFELGICVQQKRLQEPILEAFWALLPHINP